One genomic region from Pseudomonas hormoni encodes:
- a CDS encoding curlin: MFKLTPLTAAVLVIVSAQAMADDSVSTQDQVGTANVADVKQTLAPFSTATQQQLGQGNDAAAKQDTATSTIEQNQVGEYNAGYAEQLFEDNSKITQQQTGSFNTSHASQSMGAGSGEVLQQQQGSGNFSFVYQDSQDGTTGQTFQFGDSNEAYIEQIQPGIANTAVIIQYGTTNYATAEQINHMGGQIDINQTGTSNYAYGDQRNGDGGNLTINQLGEGNGTEIWQDGQVGSEATVDQIGLSNETVVDQSFGENNTAHVFQVGDLNAIYADQFQSTGSTIALYQTGTGNTHFTYQTGEGHSLTATSVGSDNKVYASNWKGPQKGGQFGSNQSATVTQTGNANIANFTQDGVGHIMTTHQTGTGNKTTVSQAENYNELYFDQNGSDNVLIADQRGTTNLAQGSSNGMGNSTAFDQSGSDNQAYTTQWGNDNQITVKQADTMNVAYVTQGGSGNIANVDQSGMTQMATVQQVGTDNRATVLQQ; this comes from the coding sequence ATGTTCAAACTGACGCCCCTCACCGCCGCCGTCCTGGTCATTGTCAGTGCCCAGGCGATGGCCGACGACAGCGTTTCCACCCAGGATCAGGTCGGCACCGCCAACGTCGCCGACGTGAAGCAGACCCTGGCCCCCTTCAGCACCGCCACCCAGCAGCAACTCGGCCAGGGCAACGACGCGGCCGCCAAGCAGGACACGGCCACCAGCACCATCGAGCAGAACCAGGTTGGCGAATACAACGCGGGTTACGCCGAGCAATTGTTCGAAGACAACAGCAAAATCACCCAGCAACAGACCGGCAGCTTCAACACCAGCCACGCCAGCCAGTCGATGGGCGCAGGTAGCGGTGAAGTGCTGCAACAACAGCAAGGCAGCGGCAACTTCTCGTTCGTCTATCAGGACAGCCAGGACGGCACGACCGGTCAAACCTTCCAGTTCGGTGACAGCAATGAAGCCTACATCGAACAGATCCAGCCCGGCATCGCCAACACCGCGGTGATCATCCAGTACGGCACCACCAACTACGCCACCGCCGAACAGATCAACCACATGGGCGGCCAGATCGACATCAACCAGACCGGCACCAGCAACTATGCCTACGGCGACCAGCGAAATGGCGACGGCGGCAACCTGACCATCAACCAGCTCGGCGAAGGCAACGGCACTGAAATCTGGCAAGACGGACAAGTCGGCAGCGAAGCCACCGTCGACCAGATCGGCTTAAGCAACGAAACCGTGGTCGACCAGAGCTTCGGCGAAAACAACACCGCCCACGTGTTCCAGGTTGGCGACCTCAACGCGATCTATGCCGACCAGTTCCAGTCCACTGGCTCGACCATCGCGCTGTACCAGACAGGCACTGGCAACACGCACTTCACCTACCAGACCGGCGAAGGCCATTCACTCACCGCCACCTCGGTGGGTAGCGACAACAAGGTCTACGCCAGCAACTGGAAAGGTCCGCAAAAAGGTGGCCAGTTCGGCAGCAACCAGAGCGCAACCGTCACCCAGACCGGCAACGCCAACATCGCCAACTTTACGCAAGACGGCGTCGGCCACATCATGACCACCCACCAGACCGGCACCGGCAACAAAACCACCGTCAGCCAGGCCGAGAACTACAACGAGCTGTACTTCGACCAAAACGGCAGCGACAACGTCCTCATCGCCGACCAGCGCGGCACCACCAACCTGGCTCAGGGCAGCAGCAACGGTATGGGCAACAGCACCGCGTTCGACCAGTCCGGCAGCGACAACCAGGCTTACACCACCCAGTGGGGCAACGATAACCAGATCACTGTGAAACAGGCTGACACGATGAACGTGGCGTATGTGACCCAGGGTGGCAGCGGGAACATTGCCAATGTTGATCAGAGCGGCATGACGCAGATGGCGACTGTTCAGCAGGTGGGGACGGATAACCGGGCGACGGTGTTGCAGCAGTAA
- a CDS encoding curlin — protein MKTSIATLLCLFLLCSSAGVRADDLMENDDLAPGADLGELPPPIGQHALIDQNGQANVALLQQNGQSLLGTIVQSGSNQEAYILQQGSDLMAMITQQGSGNSASITQTGSQNRAQISQNGNNNDASIDQAGTGLTSAVSQSGNGMSVSVKQYR, from the coding sequence ATGAAAACGTCGATCGCCACCCTGCTCTGCCTGTTTCTGCTCTGCAGCAGCGCAGGCGTGCGCGCCGACGATCTGATGGAGAACGACGACCTGGCCCCCGGCGCCGACCTCGGCGAGTTGCCACCGCCGATTGGCCAGCACGCGCTGATCGACCAGAACGGACAGGCCAACGTGGCACTGCTGCAACAGAACGGCCAGTCGTTGCTCGGCACCATCGTCCAGTCGGGAAGCAATCAGGAGGCTTATATCCTGCAACAAGGCAGCGACCTGATGGCGATGATCACTCAGCAAGGTTCCGGCAACTCCGCCTCGATCACGCAGACCGGCAGCCAGAACCGCGCGCAGATTTCCCAGAACGGCAACAACAACGACGCCAGCATCGACCAGGCCGGCACGGGGCTTACCAGCGCCGTGAGCCAGTCGGGAAACGGCATGAGCGTTTCGGTCAAACAATACCGCTAA
- a CDS encoding Ig-like domain-containing protein, whose amino-acid sequence MNNWPRLALNALGLTLSLSGSAYAQLAAVDPGPYTFATGKFPMWYQDKNLLSMELCQSRAASSRVPATVPPSYMCTLLPEPGVYDDSQPMVFPDNWPPEAFWFLAETSIANNAAGYGMDAYVAGIEAAFASENPIDGDQQSFARIRIRVNVPTAGTYTVTHPYGVETVNVTTPGRRAINITKDVGIGAPGNFSGAVNGAIGPFLRSVNGPYTEVNPDTGTVETFVGDPNLTEAVTGSPNNTNFVRITGPAGTIQTNLFTLAGKVLDNRAQTHVEMGRATYRRIPSGTGSSTRVEVFGKADNSSTLCFRETVALVPGPPLSPCQTNLVGDNNGLFFGQHLITGTVPSVVVLTATNPTGTTRPTAVSSKLTDLVKIQTARYNFSNHSLLIEATSTDEVAVPDMVAQGYGRLSKSGTLQRLTVTDLPQPPASVTVKSAAGGSDTEPVVVAGTAPNSGENQPPLAVADTGSTSFGVPLTLNLLANDSDPDGNVPLSITALTQPATGQGTVALSGSAAVVYTPPAVVTVPLTTTFTYKAQDVKGLASATPATVTITVAPNRPPVAVADSIATLGVAVPINVLLNDTDPEGNVPLAVASFTQPAAGRGTVSSNGTVITYTPPATVTTAFTTTFTYIARDSLGAVSTAPATVTVQVSPRPPAETFTVTTATVSARSNNRFTWDFAGTSSVTTGNTITIRVSTPTGLATLGTATVPVTGRWRLTVNNTTAVIPSANPTATITSSQGTVRTVSVISN is encoded by the coding sequence ATGAACAATTGGCCACGCCTGGCGCTCAACGCCCTGGGGCTGACTCTATCGCTGTCCGGCAGCGCGTACGCGCAACTCGCCGCCGTCGACCCCGGCCCTTACACCTTCGCCACGGGGAAATTCCCCATGTGGTATCAGGACAAAAATCTGCTGTCGATGGAGCTGTGTCAGTCCCGGGCCGCGAGCTCGCGGGTACCAGCCACGGTGCCGCCGTCCTACATGTGCACCCTGCTGCCGGAACCCGGCGTCTATGACGACAGCCAACCGATGGTGTTCCCGGATAACTGGCCGCCGGAAGCCTTCTGGTTCCTCGCCGAAACCTCCATCGCCAACAACGCCGCCGGCTATGGCATGGATGCCTACGTGGCCGGGATCGAAGCGGCCTTCGCCTCGGAAAACCCCATCGATGGCGATCAGCAAAGCTTCGCGCGGATTCGCATCCGGGTGAACGTGCCCACCGCCGGGACTTACACCGTCACGCACCCTTACGGTGTGGAAACGGTGAACGTCACCACGCCGGGCCGGCGTGCGATCAACATCACCAAAGATGTCGGCATCGGCGCGCCGGGTAATTTCAGCGGTGCCGTGAACGGGGCCATCGGGCCATTCCTGCGCAGCGTCAACGGCCCCTACACCGAGGTGAACCCGGACACCGGCACCGTCGAAACCTTCGTCGGCGACCCTAACCTCACCGAAGCCGTCACCGGCAGCCCGAACAACACCAACTTCGTGCGCATCACCGGGCCGGCGGGGACCATTCAGACCAACCTCTTCACCCTCGCCGGGAAGGTCCTCGACAACCGTGCGCAAACCCATGTGGAAATGGGCCGTGCCACCTACCGGCGCATCCCCTCCGGCACCGGCAGCAGCACCCGGGTCGAAGTCTTTGGCAAAGCGGACAACAGCTCGACGCTGTGCTTCCGTGAAACCGTCGCGCTGGTTCCCGGACCACCGCTTTCGCCGTGCCAGACCAACCTGGTGGGCGACAACAACGGGCTGTTCTTCGGTCAGCATCTGATCACCGGCACGGTGCCTTCGGTTGTGGTACTCACCGCCACCAACCCGACGGGCACCACTCGGCCCACGGCGGTGTCGAGCAAGCTCACTGACCTGGTGAAAATCCAGACCGCTCGCTACAACTTCAGCAATCACAGCCTGCTGATTGAGGCCACTTCCACAGATGAAGTGGCCGTGCCGGACATGGTCGCTCAAGGTTACGGACGTCTGTCGAAGTCCGGCACCCTGCAACGCCTGACCGTCACCGATCTGCCACAGCCACCGGCCAGCGTCACGGTCAAGTCCGCCGCGGGCGGCAGTGACACCGAACCGGTTGTGGTGGCCGGAACGGCACCGAACAGCGGTGAGAACCAGCCGCCGCTGGCCGTTGCCGACACCGGCAGCACCAGCTTCGGGGTGCCGCTGACCCTCAACCTGCTGGCCAACGACAGCGATCCGGACGGCAACGTACCGTTGAGCATCACCGCGCTGACCCAACCGGCCACCGGGCAAGGCACCGTGGCGTTGAGCGGTTCGGCCGCCGTGGTCTACACGCCGCCAGCCGTGGTTACTGTGCCGCTGACCACGACCTTCACCTACAAGGCTCAAGACGTCAAAGGCCTGGCCTCGGCAACCCCGGCGACCGTGACCATCACCGTGGCGCCTAACCGGCCACCGGTGGCTGTCGCGGACAGCATCGCAACGCTGGGCGTGGCGGTGCCGATCAATGTGCTGCTCAACGACACCGATCCGGAAGGCAACGTGCCGCTGGCCGTCGCCAGTTTCACCCAACCGGCAGCCGGTCGCGGCACGGTCAGCAGCAACGGCACGGTGATCACCTACACCCCACCGGCCACCGTCACGACGGCGTTCACCACGACCTTCACCTACATCGCCCGAGACAGCCTGGGCGCCGTGTCGACGGCACCGGCGACGGTCACCGTGCAAGTCTCGCCCCGGCCACCGGCAGAAACCTTCACGGTGACCACGGCTACGGTGTCGGCGCGTTCCAATAACCGCTTCACCTGGGACTTTGCGGGCACTTCATCGGTGACCACCGGCAACACCATCACCATCCGGGTCAGCACCCCGACCGGATTGGCGACCCTGGGCACCGCCACGGTACCGGTGACCGGTCGCTGGCGGTTGACGGTTAACAACACCACCGCGGTGATTCCGTCGGCGAACCCGACCGCCACCATCACCTCGTCCCAAGGCACCGTGCGCACGGTGTCGGTGATCTCGAACTGA
- a CDS encoding sensor histidine kinase, which translates to MNLPTQTLPSEEGTRLSSRKQPFNLLRWFSLISMAVIGTVAVALGAVSTRFVITESVQRDAMLTSQFIQTIAYAEMRHVSIPNVRTMGELLDPRKDRDFPDVDPMDRANVRGEFLDHIEHLPDVILANIYAPDRMVVWSTNPALMGTTILADEDLEQAFASRKPVSTSYHNVDKARMEQKFVSPPDFIFIENYIPLFDADGKNVTAMVEIYKEPKDLIDRMERGLVLIWLATALGGGLIYLGLYWIVRRAAILLAVQQKQLITNETFVALGEMSSAVAHSLRNPLATIRSSAELALEFDSGPAHKNITDIIGQADRMSKWVRELLQSLRPLHDEPEAVNLVAALHDSLMAFEQQIANAGVHVVFEPKDTPMVLSQPIQLSQILSSLLANALEAMDKGGTLTITLEATDARGVSMVVRDTGKGMNEEQRNLAFRPFFTTKQGGLGVGLVLVKRIMERYGGAVSLESCEGEGTCARLSFKRIP; encoded by the coding sequence ATGAACTTGCCTACGCAAACGCTCCCGTCCGAGGAGGGCACTCGCCTGAGCTCGCGCAAGCAGCCGTTCAACCTGCTGCGCTGGTTTTCGCTCATCAGCATGGCGGTGATCGGCACGGTGGCGGTGGCGCTGGGCGCAGTGTCCACGCGGTTTGTGATTACCGAGAGCGTACAGCGCGATGCGATGTTGACCTCGCAGTTCATTCAGACGATCGCATACGCCGAGATGCGTCATGTGTCGATCCCGAATGTGCGGACCATGGGCGAGCTGCTGGACCCGCGCAAAGACAGGGATTTCCCGGACGTCGACCCGATGGACCGCGCCAATGTCCGGGGCGAATTTCTCGACCATATCGAGCACCTGCCGGACGTGATCCTGGCCAACATCTATGCGCCCGATCGCATGGTGGTCTGGTCGACAAACCCGGCATTGATGGGAACCACGATCCTCGCCGACGAAGACCTGGAGCAGGCGTTTGCCTCCAGGAAGCCGGTGTCGACCAGCTACCACAATGTCGACAAGGCACGCATGGAGCAGAAGTTCGTATCGCCACCGGATTTCATCTTCATCGAAAACTACATTCCGCTGTTCGATGCCGATGGGAAGAACGTCACCGCGATGGTGGAGATCTACAAGGAACCGAAGGACCTGATCGACCGCATGGAGCGCGGCCTGGTGTTGATCTGGCTGGCCACCGCGCTGGGCGGCGGGCTGATTTATCTGGGGCTGTACTGGATCGTGCGCCGGGCGGCGATTCTGCTGGCGGTGCAACAAAAACAATTGATTACCAACGAGACGTTCGTTGCCCTGGGTGAGATGTCGTCGGCGGTGGCCCACAGTTTGCGTAACCCGTTGGCGACCATTCGCTCAAGCGCCGAGCTGGCGCTGGAGTTCGACAGCGGCCCGGCGCACAAAAACATCACCGACATCATCGGCCAGGCGGATCGCATGTCGAAATGGGTAAGGGAACTGCTGCAATCCTTGCGCCCGCTCCATGACGAGCCCGAAGCGGTGAACCTGGTGGCGGCGTTGCATGACAGCCTCATGGCCTTCGAACAGCAGATCGCCAACGCCGGGGTTCACGTGGTGTTCGAGCCGAAGGACACGCCGATGGTCCTGAGCCAGCCAATACAGTTGTCGCAAATCCTCAGCAGTTTGTTGGCCAATGCGCTGGAAGCCATGGACAAGGGCGGCACGCTGACCATCACCCTGGAAGCCACTGATGCCCGAGGCGTCAGTATGGTGGTGAGAGACACGGGCAAAGGCATGAACGAGGAACAACGCAACCTGGCCTTCCGGCCGTTTTTCACCACCAAGCAAGGCGGGCTGGGTGTCGGGCTGGTGCTGGTCAAACGAATCATGGAACGCTACGGCGGTGCCGTGAGCCTGGAAAGTTGCGAGGGCGAGGGCACGTGTGCACGCCTGTCATTCAAGCGGATTCCCTGA
- a CDS encoding multicopper oxidase domain-containing protein → MDRKARHPCKWLGLLTPLSVLLATMLGTTSLRAGPIDDEGQPGPSDPSAYYDEPADRQGALNAILTMPPANLDSFDLPGGVKGNRNTPRQENILPPALQTSFNYPTNGKPSPLYGALPFTQPLALFEEFGLEKLDPTTPAALLPFPPAAIGPLPQQDPTSVARSAPPSAALDAFLRQPGLTPFPSHYSNVVDRNPWQKQIEFFLNRRVGSSAEGRPPGKGWSHQRWNEFYPQVSYKTVQTGARMNTGMRDSRQMHRYAVGEFGPNGLYYNVAGVPATAGTSKGFEPRFHPKMPVQNHKSVWTFDGTLPPKLLMVRYGQPVLMRHYNGLPIDPSANMGFGLHTITTHEHNGHAPAESDGYANAFFFPGQFYDYRWPIQLAGYDSINTKAEDPRAAFPCSPGETLWTNDLNPSRKTCDNGMIKVRGDWRETMSTHWFHDHMLDFTAQNVYKGNAAMMNYYSALDRGNESVNDGVNLRLPSGSALPWGNRDYDVNLMFADKAWDKNGQLWFNPFNTDGFLGDQVLVNWKWKPTLDVRARSYRFRMLNGSVSRYFKMALVREIKGTSGEFPGPAGSGVSYARVPFHMIANDGNIMEHSVPFDGSMDLDADGDKQNHNAILPTLGIAERHDIIVNFSKNGVKSGDKLFFVNLLVHEDGKGPEEPVSLADVLSEKYKAIIKQTSKGPKWEDGDPAVGKVLQLNVKAYTGQDLAMDPAAYEPAKPGKAEGLTMIPLKIHYDNAADKALLAKARHRTYTFGRSDGTDEAPWTIKTDGGFGFRMDPRRLNTSTKLASGPTDAGVTGFGTLEVWHIQGSGTGWSHPVHVHFEEGIILSRGGKPPPEWEKWARKDVYRIGSEKDGTDNVEIAINFREFAGTYMEHCHNTQHEDNSMLLRWDLEKPGQLQLMPTPLPSWDGVRYVNSAALPTFRTGDGYGTKAEVTP, encoded by the coding sequence ATGGACAGAAAAGCGCGGCACCCCTGCAAATGGCTTGGCCTTCTGACGCCCCTGAGCGTCCTACTCGCAACGATGCTCGGCACAACGAGCCTGCGCGCCGGCCCGATCGACGACGAAGGACAGCCCGGACCGTCCGACCCCTCGGCCTACTACGACGAACCGGCTGACCGACAGGGAGCCTTGAACGCCATTTTGACCATGCCCCCGGCCAACCTGGATTCCTTCGATTTGCCGGGTGGCGTCAAAGGCAACCGAAACACCCCGCGCCAGGAAAACATCCTGCCGCCAGCGCTGCAGACCAGTTTCAATTACCCCACCAACGGAAAACCCAGTCCGCTGTATGGTGCTTTGCCGTTCACTCAGCCACTGGCGCTGTTCGAAGAATTCGGTCTGGAAAAACTCGACCCCACGACTCCGGCGGCACTTTTGCCGTTTCCACCCGCCGCCATCGGACCGCTGCCGCAACAAGATCCCACCAGCGTCGCTCGCAGCGCCCCACCGAGTGCGGCGCTCGACGCGTTCTTGCGTCAACCAGGCTTGACTCCGTTCCCCAGCCATTATTCCAACGTGGTCGACCGCAACCCTTGGCAGAAGCAGATCGAATTTTTCCTCAACCGCCGTGTCGGCTCGTCGGCGGAAGGCCGTCCGCCAGGAAAAGGCTGGTCGCACCAGCGCTGGAACGAGTTTTACCCGCAGGTGTCTTACAAAACCGTGCAAACCGGCGCACGGATGAATACCGGTATGCGTGACAGTCGTCAGATGCACCGCTATGCCGTGGGCGAGTTTGGCCCCAATGGCCTCTATTACAATGTGGCAGGCGTGCCGGCGACCGCAGGCACCTCCAAAGGCTTTGAACCGCGTTTTCACCCGAAAATGCCGGTGCAGAACCACAAATCGGTATGGACCTTCGACGGCACCTTGCCGCCCAAATTGCTCATGGTGCGTTACGGGCAACCCGTGTTGATGCGCCATTACAACGGCTTGCCGATCGACCCGTCGGCAAACATGGGTTTTGGCCTGCACACCATCACCACCCACGAGCACAACGGTCACGCACCGGCGGAAAGCGACGGTTATGCCAATGCGTTTTTCTTCCCCGGGCAATTTTACGACTATCGCTGGCCGATCCAGTTGGCCGGCTACGACAGCATCAACACCAAGGCTGAGGACCCGCGTGCAGCCTTTCCGTGCTCACCGGGTGAAACCCTGTGGACCAACGACCTCAACCCCAGCCGCAAGACCTGCGACAACGGCATGATCAAGGTCCGCGGCGACTGGCGCGAAACCATGAGCACCCACTGGTTCCACGACCACATGCTCGATTTCACCGCGCAGAACGTCTACAAGGGCAACGCGGCGATGATGAATTACTACAGCGCCCTGGACCGTGGCAATGAATCGGTGAATGACGGCGTCAACCTGCGCCTCCCCAGCGGCAGCGCCTTGCCTTGGGGTAACCGCGACTACGACGTCAACCTGATGTTTGCCGACAAGGCGTGGGATAAGAACGGTCAGCTGTGGTTCAACCCCTTCAATACTGACGGCTTCCTCGGTGACCAGGTGCTGGTCAACTGGAAGTGGAAACCCACCCTGGACGTGCGTGCACGCAGCTATCGCTTCCGCATGCTCAATGGCTCAGTGTCGCGCTACTTCAAAATGGCGCTGGTGCGCGAGATCAAGGGCACCAGTGGCGAGTTCCCAGGGCCTGCCGGGTCGGGCGTGTCGTATGCCCGGGTGCCGTTCCACATGATCGCCAACGACGGCAATATCATGGAACACAGCGTGCCGTTCGACGGCAGCATGGACCTGGATGCCGACGGTGATAAACAGAACCACAACGCGATCCTGCCAACTCTGGGCATCGCCGAGCGTCACGACATCATCGTCAACTTCTCGAAAAACGGGGTCAAATCGGGCGACAAGCTGTTCTTCGTCAACCTGCTGGTGCACGAAGACGGCAAGGGTCCGGAAGAACCCGTCTCCCTGGCTGACGTGCTGTCCGAGAAATACAAGGCGATCATCAAGCAAACCAGCAAGGGGCCGAAATGGGAAGACGGTGATCCGGCGGTAGGCAAGGTGTTGCAACTCAACGTCAAGGCTTACACCGGTCAGGACCTGGCCATGGACCCGGCCGCTTATGAACCGGCCAAACCGGGCAAGGCTGAAGGCCTGACGATGATTCCGCTGAAGATTCACTACGACAATGCTGCCGACAAGGCGCTGCTGGCCAAAGCCCGCCACCGCACCTACACCTTCGGCCGTTCCGACGGCACCGATGAAGCGCCCTGGACGATCAAGACCGACGGCGGCTTCGGGTTTCGCATGGACCCGCGCCGGCTGAACACCTCGACCAAACTGGCCAGCGGTCCGACCGACGCCGGCGTCACGGGTTTCGGTACGCTGGAGGTGTGGCATATCCAGGGCAGCGGCACGGGCTGGAGTCACCCGGTGCACGTGCACTTCGAGGAAGGGATCATCCTCAGCCGTGGCGGCAAGCCGCCACCGGAATGGGAAAAATGGGCACGCAAGGACGTGTATCGCATCGGTTCGGAAAAGGATGGTACGGACAATGTCGAGATTGCGATCAACTTCCGCGAATTCGCCGGCACCTACATGGAGCACTGCCACAACACGCAACATGAGGACAACTCCATGTTGCTGCGGTGGGACCTTGAGAAACCGGGGCAACTGCAGTTGATGCCGACTCCGTTGCCGAGCTGGGATGGCGTGCGCTACGTGAACTCCGCCGCGCTGCCAACCTTCCGCACAGGCGACGGCTACGGCACCAAAGCAGAGGTCACACCATGA
- a CDS encoding SCO family protein, translated as MTSRTPRSRALGMYLILLLVSCVLAAWVLLAHEGDEPSPTESATPWGGDYFPNTLLTDQDGRQVRFFDDLIKGKVVVINFIFTTCSDSCPLETARLRQVQQLLGPRVGQDIFFYSISIDPLSDTPEVLKAYAQRFKVGPGWQFLTGEFDAVTDLRKKLGLFIEGVDNGRSKDHNLSLIVGNQSTGRWMKASPFENPWILADQLANTLQNWKQPSVEESYVDAPEIRPPSNGEELFRTRCASCHSLGPQDGQGIGMRSIGPDLIGVTRLRDPAWLNRWIREPDRMLAEKDPIALELFQRFDQVPMPNLRLDVNAAQSIVDFLEEETERQQLLQAAQAP; from the coding sequence ATGACATCACGTACGCCGCGCTCCCGCGCCCTGGGCATGTACCTGATTTTGCTGCTGGTCAGCTGTGTGCTGGCCGCTTGGGTACTGCTCGCTCATGAAGGTGATGAACCGTCGCCGACGGAATCGGCGACACCCTGGGGCGGTGATTACTTCCCCAACACCTTGCTGACCGATCAGGACGGTCGGCAGGTGCGTTTTTTCGATGACCTGATCAAGGGCAAAGTGGTGGTGATCAACTTCATCTTCACCACGTGCAGCGACTCCTGTCCGCTGGAAACCGCGCGCCTGCGCCAGGTGCAACAGTTGTTGGGGCCCCGGGTTGGCCAGGACATTTTTTTCTACTCGATCAGCATCGACCCGTTGAGCGATACACCCGAAGTGCTCAAGGCCTACGCACAGCGCTTCAAGGTCGGGCCAGGCTGGCAGTTTCTCACCGGCGAATTCGATGCCGTTACCGATCTGCGCAAAAAGCTCGGGCTGTTCATCGAAGGCGTCGACAACGGCCGCAGCAAGGACCACAACCTGAGCCTGATCGTGGGCAACCAGAGTACCGGTCGCTGGATGAAAGCCTCACCGTTCGAGAATCCATGGATCCTCGCCGATCAGTTGGCCAATACCTTGCAGAACTGGAAGCAACCCAGCGTTGAAGAAAGTTATGTCGATGCGCCCGAGATCCGTCCGCCGAGCAACGGCGAAGAGTTGTTTCGCACCCGTTGTGCGTCGTGTCACAGCCTCGGGCCGCAAGACGGGCAGGGCATCGGCATGCGCAGCATCGGTCCGGACCTGATCGGCGTGACGCGTCTACGGGATCCCGCCTGGCTCAATCGCTGGATCCGCGAACCGGATCGCATGCTTGCCGAAAAGGACCCGATTGCGCTGGAACTGTTTCAACGCTTTGACCAAGTGCCGATGCCAAACCTGCGTCTGGATGTGAACGCGGCGCAGTCC